The DNA segment CCTTGCCCACGGGAATGCCCATGCCGTCGGAGCCCAGGTCGCCCAGACCGAGGATGCGCTCGCCGTCCGTCACCACGATCAGGTTCACCTGGGGCTGGGACAGGCCCTGGAAGATCTGGTCGATGTTGCCGATGTTCTCGGGGGTGATGTAGATCCCGCGGGTGCGCCGCTGGATGTGGCTCATCTGGAGGCAGGCCAGACCCACGGTCGGGGTGTAGACGATGGGCACCATCTCTTCGAGGTGCTCTTCAAGGAGACGGTAGAAGAGGGGCTCGTTGCGGTCCTGGAGGCCGGACAGGTAGATGTAGCGCTCCATGTCGTCGTGCTTGCGTTGGTAGGCCTCGTAGGTCCGGTCCAGCTGGGATTCAAGGGCCGAGATCCCCGGGCGGAGCATTCCGTCCAGACCCAGGCTGAGCCGCTCCTCCTTGGTGAACGCCGAAGCCTTGTTCAGATGCGCATCGTTGAGGAGCTGGCGGCCTCGAAGGTAGACCTCGTAGTATTCCTCCCCCGTCAGGGGATCGATCTTGAACGCGAAGGTCTTCATGGCCGCTCCTTTGGATGGCCGCGCCCCGCGCGCCCCGCGCCGCCAGGGCGCCGGACCGCGGATGGTGCCGCGACAGGCAAGTGTAGCCACCCGTCCGGCGGAGCCGGATCACATCAAGAGACCCGCGAGGGCATTGGGCGTGGAAACCGGCGGGGCGCAGGTCCGGCCCCGGCACACGAAGGCCACGGCTCCCCCTCGCGGCCCGCCCCGGCCCTCGTGGAGCGGCAGCAGCTGGTCCGCGGAGGCCGACACCACCCGGCCCGGCAGATGGCGGCGATGGATTTCGGCCAGGAGAAGGCGCGCGGGCTCGCTGGCGGGATCGCCGGAGACGGCCACCTCCAGCGGCTCCCGGAGCGCCAGGTCCAGGACGCCCAGGAGACCGGGGAAAGCCCGGGGTGCCCGGGCCATCGACGGCCCGAAACAGCGCAGCACGCCCTCCGCCGCCTGGTGGAAGTCCTCCCGCTGGAGGTGGCGGGAAAGCCGCAGGAGAGCGCGGGCGGCCAGGGTGTTCCCGCTCGGCAGGGCCCCGTCAAAGGCCGGCTTCTGGCGGAAGAGGAGATCCGCCCGGCCCGCTTCGGCGCTGAAGAAGCCGTCGCCGTCCGGATCCCGGAACCGCGCCAGCATGCCGGTCCCCAGGGCTTCCCCCCACCGCAGCCAGCCCTCGTCGAAATCCGCCTCGAACAGGTCCAGCAGGCCTTCCGCCACCGCGGCGCTGTCCTCCAGGAATCCCGGCGTGTGGGCCTCTCCTCCCCGCCACACCCGCAGCAGGTGGTCCTCCCGGCCGAGGGCCGTCCGCAGAAAGGCGGCGCAGGCCTGGGCCGCGGCGAGGTACCGCGGGTCGCCCAGCACCTGGAATCCCCGGGCGAAGGCGGAGAGGGCGAGGCCGTTCCAGGCCGCCACCACCTTGTCGTCCTTCCCGGGGCGCACGCGGCGATCCCGCCAGATCCGCAGCCGGTGCCGCAGGGCGCGGTCGTCCTCCTCCGCCAGGCGCGCTTCCCGCGGGCAGGAAAAGCGGTGGACCACGCTGCGGCCGTGCTCGAAATTACCGCCTTCGGTGATCCCGAAGGCGGCGCAGAACCTCGCCCCGTCCGCATCTCCGAGCGCCTCCCTCACCTCCGCGGGAGTGAAGGCGTAGAAGCGGCCCTCTTCGCCTTCGCTGTCGGCGTCCTCGCTGGCGTGGAAGCCCCCGGCGGGATCCAGCAGGTCGCGCAGCAGGTAATCCAGCGTCTCCCGTGCCACCTGGGCGTAGCGCGCGTCGCCCGAGGCCTGGAAGGCCGACAGGTAGCAGGCGGCGAGCTGGGCGTTGTCGTAGAGCATCTTCTCGAAGTGGGGAATCAGCCACTGCCCGTCCACGCTGTAGCGGGCGAAGCCCCCACCCAGGTGGTCGTACATCCCGCCTTCCCACATGGCATCCAGGGTGCGGAAGGCCATGGCCCGATCCTCCGCGTCGCCGCGCGCCAGCAGCAGTTCCAGCACCATCGAGGGCGGGAACTTGGGCGCCGGGCCGAACCCGCCCCACCGCGGGTCGTAGGCCCGTCGGAAGTGGGCGGTCGCAGCCGCCAGCACGCTTTCGCCCGGCAGGGCCGCGCCGGGATCCACCTCCGCCTGCCGCCGCAGCTCCGCGGCGAGGCCCGCCGCCTGGGCCGCGATCCCGCCGGGATCCTCGCGCCACACCTCAGCGATGCGCCGGAGGAGCGGCAGAAACCCCGGCATCCCGCCCCGGGATTCGGGCGGAAAATAAGTACCGCCATAGAAAGGCTCCAGGTCCGGGGTGAGCCACACGCTCATGGGCCAGCCCCCGCGGCCGGTCAGCGTCTGGACGGCGCCCATGTAGAGGTCGTCCAGGTCGGGGCGCTCCTCCCGGTCCACCTTGATACTCACGAAATGGGCATTCAGCGCCTCCGCCACCGCGGGGTTCTCGAAGCTCTCCCGCTCCATGACGTGGCACCAGTGGCAGGCGCTGTAGCCGATGCTGAGGAAGATGGGCTTCCCCTCCTCCTTCGCCTTGGTCAGGGCCTCGTCTCCCCAGGGAAACCAGTCCACGGGGTTGTGGGCGTGCTGGAGCAGGTAGGGGCTGAGGCTGCCGGCGAGGCGGTTGGACATATCCGACTCCGAAGGCCAGGATTATGCCCCAGGATTCCTTTCCTGACAGGGAAAAGCCCCCCGGGCCCGGTACAATGGGCGTTTGGTCCTTGCCGAGGTCCCATGTTCGACAGCCTCACCCAGAAGCTCAGCCAGGCGATGAAGGCCCTCCGGGGGCAGTCGAAGCTGACGGAAGCCAACCTCGAAGCCGTCCTGCGCGAAGTCCGCATGGCTCTCCTGGAGGCCGACGTCCACGTGAGCGTGGCGCGCACCTTCCTCCAGCGGGTGAAGGAGAAGGCCCTGGGCGTCGAGGTCATGCAGGGGCTCAATCCCGCCCAGGCCTTCATCGACATCGTCCACCGGGAGCTGGTGGAGATCATGGGCGGCCAGGCGCCCGAACACCCCATCGCCTTCTCCGCCAAGCCGCCCACCGTGGTGATGATGGTGGGCCTCCAGGGCGCCGGAAAGACCACCACCTGCGGCAAGCTGGCCGTCTTCCTCAAGAAGCTGGGGCGATCGCCCCTGCTCGTGCCCGCGGACGTCTACCGCCCGGCGGCCATCGAGCAGCTCCACGTGGTGGCGAAGGACGCGGGCGTGCCCTCGTTCCGCACGGAGGAGAAGGAACCCGTGGCCATCTGCGCCGCGGCCCTGGCGGAAGCGAAGCTGAAGGGCTGGGATACGGTCATCCTCGACACCGCCGGCCGCCTGCACCTGGACGAAGCCCTGATGGAGGAGCTGGCCCGGATCAAGGCCGCCACGTCCCCCGACGAGATCCTGTTCGTGGCCGACGCCATGACCGGCCAGGACGCCGTCCGCAGCGCCACCGCCTTCCACGAGAAGCTGGGCATCACGGGCGTGGTCCTCACCAAGGCCGACGGCGACACCCGCGGCGGCGCGGCCTTCAGCATCAAGCAGGCCACGGGCCAGCCCCTGAAGTTCGTGGGCGAGGGCGAGAAGCTGGAGGACTTCCAACGCTTCCATCCCGACCGCATGGCCCAGCGCATCCTGGGGATGGGCGACGTCCTCAGCCTCATCGAGCACGCCAAGGACAAGCTGGATGAAAAAGAGGCGGAGGGCCTCGCCAAGCGCCTGGCCAAGAACCAGTTCACCCTTGAGGACATGCGCAAGCAGTTCCAGCAGGTGCAGAAGCTGGGGTCCATGAACAAGATCCTGGGGATGCTGCCCGGGCTCGGCCAGATGAAGGATCAGCTCGCCCAGGTGGCCACGGACAAGCGGATCAAGCACCTGGAGGCGATCCTCAACTCCATGACGGTCGCCGAGCGCGCCAACCACAACCTGCTGGACGGCAAGCGCAAGCGCCGGATCGCCGCGGGCTGCGGCCGTCCCGTCAGCGAGATCAACCAGCTCCTCAAGCAGTTCGCCGAGACCAAGAAGATGATGGGCCAGATGAACGACCCCCGCTTCATGGCCCGGATGCAGCGCATGGCCAAGATGGGCGGCGGCCCCAACCTGCCCTTCTAGCAATTACCGCTTGGGCGGAGGGCGTTTCCGCGATACACTCTCCTGCTCAGGGAGTGCCCATGCTGTCGATCCGTCTTGCTCGCAATGGTGCCAAGAAGCGCCCGTTCTACCACATCGTCGTCTCCGAGAACGACCGCATTCCCACCGGCCGCGCCGTGGAAGTGCTGGGCTTCGTGAACCCCATCGCCGGCTCCGGCGAAGCGGTGCGCATCGACGTCGAGAAGGCCAAGTCCTGGCTCCAGAAGGGCGCCCAGCCCTCGAAGACCGTCCTCGATCTGTTCAAGAAGAACCAGATCCTGTAGCCGGTTTCCGTCCTTTCGAAAGCCGGGCGCAGGTCCGGCTTTCTTTGTTCGTGGAGCGACCATGGACCTCGACGCCTTCCTGCGCGACGTGCTCACGCCCCTGCTGGACCATCCGGAGGCCCTCCGGATCGAAGTGGGCGGCGAGGGGAAGAAGCGGGACGTGCTCCTCTTCGCCAATCCCGAAGACCGGGGCCGGATCATCGGCAAGCACGGGCGGATGATCTCCGCCCTGCGGACGCTCTGCCGGACCGCCGGCGACAAGGCCGGCCTGGCCGTCACCCTGGAGTTGGACGACCGGGACGAGCAGGAGGCTTAGGAGCGCGTCCAATTAATCGATAGGGGCTGCATTGATGGCAAAGGGCGTTCAGGCAAGGAAGCGGGCGCAGGGCGGTGGGGAGCCACCGTTCAAGACCGATGACGCAGCATGGATGCCCTTTGCCATCAACCCTTCGGGCAGAGGCGACAGCCGTCGGGATGCTGCGTCAAGCTCCTCGTCGATAGTCCCGCTATCGCCTTCGTCGCTTTCCTTGCCTCCCTCGGCTGGCACCTCTGTGCAGCCCCCACCCATTACTTGGAGGCGCTCCTAAATGCTTCTGGCGGGTCATCTCGCGAAGGTGCAGGGCCTCAAGGGCGAGTTCCTTTTCCACGCGGTCATGGACAATCCCGAGCGCCTGGAGGGGCTGAAGGATCTGATCCTGGCTCCGCCGCACATGGACCTGGACCGCAACGAATCCATCCCTCCGGCCCGGCCGGCGGCGCTGCGGAGCTTCCGGTGGCACCAGGAGCGTCCCTGCCTCGCTTTCGAAGGCGTCCCCGACCGCACCGCCGCGGAGGCCCTGAAGGGCTGGGCGCTGTGGATGCCCGAATCCGCGGCCTCCCTGGAGGAAGGCGAGAGCTTCCGCCACCAGTGGATCGGCTGCGAAGTCTTCATGGGCGGGCGCAAAGTCGGTGAGGTGCTGCGCCTCGACCCCGGCCCCGCCGGCTACGACATGGTGGTGATGCGGGACCTCCGCCCGGGCCGGACGGGCCAGCGGGACATCCCCTATATCAAGGCCTGGTGGACCCTCGACCTCCCCCATCGCCGGCTGGATGTGGATCCCCCCGAGGGGCTGCTGGACGTCAACCAGATCGGCGGCTGACAATCGGGGATGTCCTCCCGATTCGAGCGCCTGAAACAGACCTTCGGCATGCGCCTGTTCGGGTGGTTGAAGATCCCGCTACTGGCCGCCGTCCGCCCCAGCGTCGTGGAGCTGGGCGAAACGCGGTGCGTGGTGCGGATCCCCCTCCGCCGGCGGACGAGGAACCACCTGGGCTCCATGTACTTCGGCGCCCTCGCCATCGGCGCCGACTGTGCCGGCGGGCTTCTCGCCATGGACCAGATCAAGCGTTCGGGCGGCAACGTGTCGCTGGTGTTCAAGGCGTTCCAGGCCACCTTCCTCAAGCGCCCGGAATCCGACGTCTACTTCATCTGCGACGAGGGCGAGGCCATCCGCGACCAGGTGCGCCGCGCTCGGGCCTCCGAGGAGCGGATCACCGAGCCCATGCGCATCCGCGCCGCGGTCCGGCTGCCCGACGGCACCTTCGATCCCGTCGCCGAGTTTACGCTGGAGCTCAGCCTGAAGCGGCGGAGCTGAATCAGCCCCGGGCGAGGACGCCTTCGATCTCCCGCAAGCAGCGGGCGGTGATGGTCTCCATCCCTTCGATCTCGTGCACGCTCTCGGACAGCACCGTCAGGATGGCGTCCAGGCGCGCCGGATCCATCCGCTTGGCGATCTCGGGATCCGCGGCGGCCTGGATCAGCCGCTGTCGCTGCCCATCCAGGTGCTGGCGGACGAACAGCCACCACTGGGCGACCCGCCGCACCCGGCGCGCGGCCTTGGCGGGGAACTGGTAGTCCAGCGGCTCCTTCGCCAGGTTCGTCTCCACGTCCTTCATCAGGGCTTCCACCCCGTCGGGGAAATCCTGGCCGAGGGGCGTGCCCTCCTCGAAAGCCGTGCGGCCGAAGGCGCGCCGCAGCATCTCGATGTCGTCCCGGGACAGGGCGCCGAGGGACGATCGCTCCGCCGCCTCCCGGCACTCGGTGCTCATCCGCTGGACGAGCTGCTGGACGCGCCGCGCCTGGCGGAGTTCCCGCGACTCGCAGCCGACCGACAGCAGGACGGGAAGGACCAGCAGCGGAAGGCCCCACCCTTCCATGCACCGCGCCTTACCCGCCATCGAGTCCGCCTCCTTCCCCCGCATCGTCGGGAGCCGGAGGCGCCTTGAACGACGCGGTTAAATGCCAGCGGCGCTGAGCTGGCGGACAAACTTCTCGATGCCCCCCAGCAGCATCTCGATGGCGATGGCGGTGAGCACCAATCCCATCAGCCGCTCGAAGGCCATGGTCACCTGCTCGCCCAGGAAATCGGCGATCTTCTCTGCGAATCCCAGCACCACCGCGGAGACCGCCATAGCCACCGATAGCGCCCCCAGCCACTCCCACAGGCGGTGCGGCTCCCGGCTCACCAGCAGCAACACCGTGGCGATGGCCGAAGGTCCCGCGATGAAGGGAATGGCCAGCGGCACCAGGAAGGGCTCCCCGTGGATCCGGTGGCCCGACCGGCCCTCGGGATGGGGGAAGACCATCTTCAGGGCGATGAGGAACAGGATCACCCCGCCCGCGATTCCCAGGGACGTGTCCGTGAGGTGCATCAGCTTCAGGACCCGCTGGCCGAAGAGGGCGAAGAACAGCAGGATCGCGAACGCGAACAGCACCTCGCGGATGATGATCCGCTGCCGCCGGGCGGGGTCCACCTGGCGGAGCAACCCGATGAACAGCGGGATGTTCCCCAGGGGATCCGTGACCAGAACGAGCAGGATGATGGCCGAGACGAACGAGGATGAATCCATGCGCTACTTCAGTTCCAGATCGAAGGGCAGCCGGGCGTAGACCCCGCGCGGATCGTTGAGGGAGGTCAGCATCTCCGCCTGGCGGAACAGCCCACCGGCCAGCACGTCCACCGGACCGGGCTTGGCCAGTTTCCGGGGCTTCCCGCCGAAGCTCTTGAGCAGTTCCTTAAGGGTGTCCGGCTCGCGCTCGGGGCCCACCAGGAAGTAGTCGTCGCCGGCCTTCGCGAGGGTGGCGGCGTGCTTCACCGCCGCCTCCAGCCCGCCCAATTCATCGACCAGCCCCAGCTTGAGGGCCTCCTGGCCGGACCACACGCGCCCCTGGGCGATCTCGTGGACCGCTTCCTTGGACATCTTCCGGCTGTCGGCGACCTTCGCGAGGAACTGGTCGTAGATGTGATCCACCAGGCCCTGGATGCGGGTCAGCTCCACCTCGTTCTTCGGCCGGGTGAGGGTCATGGGATTGGCCAGCTTGGCGGTCTGGACGCTGTCCCAGGTGATGCCGTGCTCGTTGGCGAGCTTCTTGACGTTGGGCAGGAGGCCAAAGACGCCGATGGACCCGGTGATGGTGCTGGGCTCCGCAAAGATGCGGTTCCCGTAGGTGCTGATCCAGTAGCCGCCGGAGGCCGCCAGGTGGCCCATGGAGACCACCACGGGCTTGGTCTTCTTCGTGAGGATCACTTCCCGCTGGATCAGCTCCGAGGCCGAGGCGCTGCCGCCGGGGCTGTTCACGCGCAGGACCACGGCCTTCACGCGCTCGTCCAGCCGCAGGCGACGCAGCTCGCGGCTGAGGCGCTCGCCGCCCACCTGCGCGGCCTTGCCTTCGCCGTCCACGATCTCGCCTTCCGCGACCACCACCGCGATCCGGGTCTTGCCGGACTTGCCGTCGCCAGGGATGCCCGCGTAGGTGGCCAGGGTGATCTGGGGGAAATCCTTGTCCTTGGCTTCCTTGCCGGCCAGCTTCTTGAGCTCGTCCAGCACCTCGTCGTAGGGCGCGACGCGATCCACCAGGCCCAGCTTCTTCGCCTCGTCGGCTTCCACCAGCCCCCGCTCGTCGGCGATGGCCTGGAGATCCGCAGGCGCCTTCTTCCGGTCCTTGGCGACCGTGTCCTTCCACTCGCCCCAAATGTCATCCAGCAGCTTCTGGATCTGCTCGCGGTTGGGCTCGCTCATCCGGTCCAGGACGTAGGGCTCGACGGCGCTCTTGTACTTCCCAACGCGGGTGACCTGCACTTCCACGCCGTATTTCTTGAAGGCCTCCCCGAAGAACATCGGCTCGCTGGCCAGGCCGTTCAGCTCGATCTCGCCGAAGGGGTTCACGAAGAGCGTGGTGGCGCCGCCGGCCAGGTAGTAGTCGCGCTTCGTCCAGCCCATGTTGTAGGCGAGGACGGGCTTCTTGGCCTTGAACCGCTGGATGGCCTCCCGCAGCTCGCGGAGCTGCGCGGGACCCGCCGCCTGGAGGTTTCCCGTGATGAACAGAGCCGTGATGCGGCTGTCGGAGGCGGCCCGGTCCAGGGCGTCGATCGCCGCGGGAAGGGACTGGGCGCGGCCCCCGCCGCCTCCCAGGGCCTCGCTGAGCGCTTCGCTGGGCTCCGGATCGCGCTCCCCGTCGGTGAGGCTGGTGTCCAGGTCGAACACGAGGACGGCCTTCCCCGGCACCGTGGGCTTGCCGGAGGAACTCAGGACCGCCAGGGCGCCGAAGAACAGCACCACGACGGCGCCTCCGGCCACCATCAGGGCCAGGAGGGCGGCGAAGAAGCTCTTGAAGAAGTCCTTCATGGCGGCTCCAGAAAGGTTTTCAGGATCGCATGAACAGACTCAGGCTCCGGGCCGGAGGCGCGCCGCCAGGGACAGGAATCCTTCCACGGCCTTCCCTACCGCCGCCTCGGCGCGGGCCTCCACGGGCTTTCCGGCTTCGTCCAGGTGGCGATCCGCCTGGGGCACCGTGATCGCTTCGGGCAGGGCGACCGCGCCCATGTTGGCCAGGGCGGCGCGCCAAGCCAGCAGGCCCCGAGCGCCGCCGAAGGCCCCCGGGCTCGCCGCGGCCAGCAGCACCGGCAGTCCGGTCCAGGGACTGGGCTTCAGCGTGCTCAGCCAATCCACCGCGTTCTTGAGGTGCCCCGGGATTCCCGCGTTGTATTCCGGCGAGACGATCACCACCCCCTGCGCCGCCAGCAGGGCCTGCTGGAGCGCCACCACCGCGGGGGAGGGCGCGAGCCCCTCCTCGAAGAGCGCGAAGCGGAGCGCGGGACCGGCGAAAGCCGTGATCCTGTGGCCACGGGCTTCCAGTTCGCCGGCGAGGTGGCCGAGCAGGCGCGTGTTCAGGGACGCGGGACGAAGACTCCCGCCCATCAGGACCAGATCCATTGGGGCCTCCTGCGAGCAAGTGTGATCTAGATCAAACCCGACCGGATCGGTAAACTTTAGAGTCCAAGGAGGATTCCGTGTCGAACTATCCCGAATCCATGGTGGCGCCCATGCGCGAAGAACTGATCGACGCCGGCTTTCAGCAGCTCCTGACCCCCGACCAGGTGGATGCCGCCCTCCAACAGCCCGGCACCACCCTCCTCGTGGTCAACAGCGTCTGCGGGTGCGCGGCGGCGGGCGCCCGGCCCGGCGTGACCGAGGCCCTGCGGCGCGGCGAGCTGCGGTTCGATCGCCTCGTCACCGTCTTCGCCGGGATGGAAAAGGAAGCCACCGCCCAGGCCCGGGAGTACTTCGAAGGCGCCCAGCCCACCAGCCCCCAGGCGGCGATCCTGAAGGACGGCCAACTGGTCCACCTCATGCAGCGCCCGGATTTCCTGAACCACGCGCCGGAGGAGATCGCCGCGTCCCTCACGGCCGCCTACCGCCGAACCCTGGGCTGATCGTCCCCGGGCCGCGAGCCCAGCCCTAGATCAAGTAGGCTGGGGGTGGAGATCGCGATGCCCAAGCCCCTTTCCCACCTGAGGATCGTGGACCTGTCCTGCGTGCTCGCGGGGCCCTTCTCCACGCAGCTCCTGGCGGATCTCGGCGCCGAGGTCCAGAAGCTGGAACCGCCGGGCGGCGATCCCTCCCGCGGCTGGGGGCCGCCCTTCGAGGAGGGTCCCTCGGGTGAAAGCGCCTACTTCCGCTCCGCCAACCGGGGGAAGAAGACCCGCACCATCGACCTCCACACGGACGCGGGCCGGGCGGATCTCTTCGAGCTGCTGAAGGACGCGGACGTCCTGGTGGAAAACTTCCGCGCGGACTCCGCCGACCGGCTGGGCCTGGGCTGGAAGCGGCTCCACGCCAAGTTCCCCAAGCTGATCGTGGCGTCCATCCGGGGCTTCGCCTCGGACGTCACCGCCTCGCGCCGGGCCGGCTACGACTTCATCATCCAGGCCGAGAGCGGCTGGATGGCCATCACGGGCGAGCCGGGCGGGCGGCCCATGAAGGTGGGCGTGCCCCTGGTGGACGTGCTGGCGGGGCTCTACTGCGCCAACGGGATCCAGGCCGCCCTGCTCCACCGCGAGCGGACGGGGGAGGCCATCCACATCGAAGTTCCCCTGATGGAAGCCGCCCTGGCGGGCATGGTGAACGTGGCTGCGGGCTCCCTGATGACGGGCACGGCGCCCCACCGGTGGGGCAATGCCCATCCCCAGATCGTCCCCTACCAGTCCTTCCGGTGCGCCGACGGCGAAGTGGCCATCGGCGTGGGCAGCGACCGCCAGTTCGAGGTGCTCGCCATGTGGCTGGGCCTCGACCTGGAGGCCCGCCCCGAGTGGAAGCGGAATCCCGGGCGGGTGCAGGACCGCGAAGAGCTGGTCGCCCTCATCGAGGCCCGCACCAGCGCTGGCACCGCCGACGAGGTCCTGGCCTTCTGCGAGGCCAACGCCATTCCCGCCAGCCGCGTGCGGAGCGTGGACGACGTACTCTTCCGCAAGGGCGGCGAGCTGCACAACCTGCTCCAGCCCCTCTTCGAGGAGGAGAGCAACGCCATGATCCCCACCCTGGCCGCGCCGCTCCTCCTCAACGGCGAGCGGGCCTGCGCCTCCCTTCCGCCCCCGCGCCGCCCGTGAAGCCCGCGCCCCGCCATTCCAGCCGCCGCACCCCGCCCCGGCTCCTGCCTTTGGGCGCCCGGGAGCCCGACCGCCGGGCCGAGGCGCGCCTGCGCCAGGCCTGGGGCTTCGTGGTGGGCCCCGCCCTGGCGGATCGGACGCGGCCCCTGCGGGTGGAGCGCAATGTCCTCGTCATGGGCTGCTGGGAATTGACCTGCATCGCGCCGTTGCGGGAAGCCGCCGCCGCCGTCTGGCCCCAGATCCGCGATCGCATCCGCCGCGCCCTCGGCCTCGCGCTCACGGACCTCCAGATCGTCCCCTGCGATCCTCCGCCCGCGGTCGCGCCCATCCCGCGCGATCCGGATCCCCTCCGCGCCGCCCTCCACCTGCTGGAGGTCCGCCGCCAGGAGCGCATCCGCCTGGGCCTCGAGGCCGACTAGCCGCCGCTGGACGCCACCTCGCGATTCGAGTACAGTCGAACCTTCGTCGGGGCGTGGCTCAGCCTGGTAGAGCGCTCGGTTCGGGACCGAGAGGTCGGAGGTTCGAATCCTCTCGCCCCGACCAGATCATGAAAAGGGCGCGCTTCCGAGCGCGCCCTTTTTCGCGTGGGAGGGAAGCTGCGGAGGAGGCCTTCGTGCGCCCCAGGCCGCGGAAAAAGCCACGCGGCCAGGCAGCGCTCCAATCAACCCTCGCGCTGGTCGCGGTTTCGTGATCCTCGGCTCGCGGGGTCCCGGGATACAATGGCGGGTTCCGCCCGTCGGGCGGGGAGCCCACGCGATGAGCGATGCCTGCATGATCCTGACCACCTGTGGCAGCGAAGAGACCGCCCTCACCATCGCGGCCGCCCTGGTGGACCAGGCGTACGCGGCGTGCGTCAACATCGTTCCCAGCATCAAGAGCTACTACTACTTCAAGGGCGAGACGCACCTCGACGAAGAGGTGATGCTCGTCATCAAGACCACCCAGGAGTTCTTCCCCCAGGTGTCCGAGGTCATCTCCGACCTGCACACCTACGAGGTGCCGGAAATCCTGATGTTTCCCGTGGAGGCGGGCTCGGACCCCTTCCTCGAATGGATCCGCCAAAGCGTGAATCGCCTGGCCTGAACGGGCTCCGTCCCGACCTTACCGCCTTCCCCGGGAGCGCCCCCATGGAACAGACCCTGTCCCTCGAATTCCTGCGCGTGGTCGAACGGGCCGCCGTCGCCTGCGCCGCCTCCATCGGCCACGGCCGCCGCAAGCACAGCGACCAGCTGGCCGTCGAAGCCATGCGGAAGGCCATGGAGACGGTGCGGATGGACGGGACCATCGTCATCGGCGAAGGCGAGCGGGACGAGGCGCCCATGCTCTACATCGGCGAGAAGGTGGGCATGGGCGCCGGCCCCGACGGGATCCACCCCGCCGTGGACATCGCCGTGGACCCCCTGGAAGGGACCAACCTCTGCGCTACCGGCGCCGCCAACGCCATCGCGGTGCTGGCCGCCACGGAAAAGGGCGGGCTGCTGCACGCCCCGGACCTCTACATGGAGAAGCTGGTGGTGGGCCCCTCCGCCAAGGGGAAGGTGAGCCTGGACGCGCCGGTTCAGGAGAACCTCGACATCATCGCCAAGTCCCTGGACCGCCGCGTCTCCGAGATCACGGTCAGCGTCCTGGACCGCGAGCGCCACGCGCAGCTCATCGCCGACATCCGGAAGGCGGGGGCCCGCATCCAGCTCATCGGCGACGGCGACTTGAGCGCCGCCATCAGCGCGGCCGTGAGCGGAACCGGCATCCACGCGGTCATGGGGACCGGCGGCGCCCCGGAAGGCGTGCTGTCCGCCGCCGCGCTGAAGTGCCTCAACGGGGAGATCCAGGGCCGCCTCAAG comes from the Geothrix sp. 21YS21S-4 genome and includes:
- a CDS encoding NADPH-dependent FMN reductase yields the protein MDLVLMGGSLRPASLNTRLLGHLAGELEARGHRITAFAGPALRFALFEEGLAPSPAVVALQQALLAAQGVVIVSPEYNAGIPGHLKNAVDWLSTLKPSPWTGLPVLLAAASPGAFGGARGLLAWRAALANMGAVALPEAITVPQADRHLDEAGKPVEARAEAAVGKAVEGFLSLAARLRPGA
- a CDS encoding BrxA/BrxB family bacilliredoxin, which translates into the protein MVAPMREELIDAGFQQLLTPDQVDAALQQPGTTLLVVNSVCGCAAAGARPGVTEALRRGELRFDRLVTVFAGMEKEATAQAREYFEGAQPTSPQAAILKDGQLVHLMQRPDFLNHAPEEIAASLTAAYRRTLG
- a CDS encoding CaiB/BaiF CoA-transferase family protein, translated to MPKPLSHLRIVDLSCVLAGPFSTQLLADLGAEVQKLEPPGGDPSRGWGPPFEEGPSGESAYFRSANRGKKTRTIDLHTDAGRADLFELLKDADVLVENFRADSADRLGLGWKRLHAKFPKLIVASIRGFASDVTASRRAGYDFIIQAESGWMAITGEPGGRPMKVGVPLVDVLAGLYCANGIQAALLHRERTGEAIHIEVPLMEAALAGMVNVAAGSLMTGTAPHRWGNAHPQIVPYQSFRCADGEVAIGVGSDRQFEVLAMWLGLDLEARPEWKRNPGRVQDREELVALIEARTSAGTADEVLAFCEANAIPASRVRSVDDVLFRKGGELHNLLQPLFEEESNAMIPTLAAPLLLNGERACASLPPPRRP
- a CDS encoding DciA family protein; translation: MKPAPRHSSRRTPPRLLPLGAREPDRRAEARLRQAWGFVVGPALADRTRPLRVERNVLVMGCWELTCIAPLREAAAAVWPQIRDRIRRALGLALTDLQIVPCDPPPAVAPIPRDPDPLRAALHLLEVRRQERIRLGLEAD
- the cutA gene encoding divalent-cation tolerance protein CutA, whose protein sequence is MSDACMILTTCGSEETALTIAAALVDQAYAACVNIVPSIKSYYYFKGETHLDEEVMLVIKTTQEFFPQVSEVISDLHTYEVPEILMFPVEAGSDPFLEWIRQSVNRLA
- the glpX gene encoding class II fructose-bisphosphatase, yielding MEQTLSLEFLRVVERAAVACAASIGHGRRKHSDQLAVEAMRKAMETVRMDGTIVIGEGERDEAPMLYIGEKVGMGAGPDGIHPAVDIAVDPLEGTNLCATGAANAIAVLAATEKGGLLHAPDLYMEKLVVGPSAKGKVSLDAPVQENLDIIAKSLDRRVSEITVSVLDRERHAQLIADIRKAGARIQLIGDGDLSAAISAAVSGTGIHAVMGTGGAPEGVLSAAALKCLNGEIQGRLKVDTNTASREKAEAMGVDFGRIYLTDDLCPGKEVVFAACGVTDGNLLQGVRHFGHGVRTSSLILTYGAHQVRFIDTVHIKDGETVTVRF